A window of the Arachis duranensis cultivar V14167 chromosome 5, aradu.V14167.gnm2.J7QH, whole genome shotgun sequence genome harbors these coding sequences:
- the LOC107487101 gene encoding acyl-CoA-binding domain-containing protein 1: MGLQEDFEKYAEKAKTLPESTSNENKLILYGLYKQATVGPVNTSRPGVFNMRDRAKWDAWKAVEGKSKEEAMNDYITKVKQLLEEAGLPA, from the exons ATGGGTTTGCAG GAGGATTTTGAGAAGTATGCTGAGAAAGCAAAGACTTTGCCAGAGAGCACATCAAATGAGAACAAGCTTATCCTTTATGGATTGTACAAGCAGGCCACTGTTGGACCTGTCAACACCA GCCGTCCTGGAGTGTTCAACATGAGGGACAGAGCTAAGTGGGATGCATGGAAGGCTGTTGAAG GGAAATCCAAGGAGGAAGCAATGAATGACTACATCACCAAGGTGAAACAGCTGTTGGAAGAAGCTGGCCTCCCTGCTTGA
- the LOC107487048 gene encoding RING-H2 finger protein ATL52-like: MDNDGGGGQGNPLSNNIVVLLLAMGSAAFVVSIYHLIAICFCNNRQNSNNNEQNLHQQDGGEPSTSTSVAHLIPSHKYHKKKVNENGEEADDQGGGSGGTCAVCLGDFEEGEELKTLPECMHSFHVPCIDMWLYSHTSCPVCRASATPSPVGLNHGPLNVFGDHSGYGLNNNNARQGIDMVQIAIVQSGFVRR, encoded by the coding sequence ATGGATAACGATGGTGGTGGTGGCCAAGGTAATCCATTATCTAACAACATTGTTGTGTTACTTCTTGCAATGGGTTCAGCTGCTTTTGTTGTCTCAATTTACCATCTCATAGCAATTTGTTTTTGCAATAACCGgcaaaattcaaataataatgagCAAAATCTTCATCAACAAGATGGTGGTGAACCAAGCACTTCTACTTCTGTGGCGCATTTGATTCCGTCGCATAAGTATCACAAGAAAAAGGTTAATGAGAACGGCGAAGAGGCCGATGATCAAGGTGGCGGCAGTGGCGGCACTTGTGCCGTGTGTTTGGGAGATTTTGAAGAGGGTGAGGAGTTGAAGACTTTGCCGGAATGCATGCACTCTTTTCACGTGCCATGCATTGATATGTGGCTCTATTCTCATACAAGTTGTCCCGTTTGCCGCGCCAGCGCCACGCCGTCGCCGGTGGGGCTCAACCATGGCCCGTTAAATGTTTTTGGTGATCATAGTGGTTATGgcttgaataataataatgcacgCCAAGGCATTGATATGGTGCAAATTGCTATTGTCCAAAGTGGTTTTGTTCGAAGGTGA